One stretch of Streptomyces sp. R21 DNA includes these proteins:
- a CDS encoding chorismate mutase, translating into MSDVLDKTGARTDAAADVISGARERIDALDDRIIGLLQERMAVSAVIQEARISSGGRRVNLSREMEVLSHYSDALGKPGTSLAMILLELCRGRI; encoded by the coding sequence ATGAGCGACGTACTCGACAAGACCGGCGCCCGGACCGACGCGGCCGCGGACGTGATCAGCGGCGCGCGCGAGCGGATCGACGCCCTCGACGACCGCATCATCGGCCTCCTCCAGGAACGCATGGCCGTCTCCGCCGTGATCCAGGAGGCCCGCATCTCCTCCGGCGGCCGCCGAGTGAACCTCTCCCGCGAGATGGAGGTCCTCAGCCACTACAGCGACGCCCTCGGCAAGCCCGGCACGTCGCTGGCGATGATCCTGCTCGAGCTGTGCCGGGGTCGTATCTGA